In Phocoena phocoena chromosome 3, mPhoPho1.1, whole genome shotgun sequence, a single window of DNA contains:
- the DNAJB1 gene encoding dnaJ homolog subfamily B member 1 isoform X2, translating into MGKDYYQTLGLARGASDEEIKRAYRRQALRYHPDKNKEPGAEEKFKEIAEAYDVLSDPRKREIFDRYGEEGLKGSGPSGGSSGGANGTSFSYTFHGDPHAMFAELFGGCTVNVPTLDGRTIPVVFKDVIRPGMRRKVPGEGLPLPKMPEKRGDLIIEFEVIFPERISQTSRTVLEQVLPI; encoded by the exons ATGGGCAAGGACTATTACCAGACGCTGGGCCTGGCCCGCGGTGCGTCGGATGAGGAGATCAAGAGGGCCTACCGTCGCCAGGCGCTGCGTTACCACCCGGACAAGAACAAGGAGCCCGGCGCCGAGGAGAAGTTCAAGGAGATCGCCGAGGCCTACGACGTGCTCAGCGACCCGCGCAAGCGCGAGATCTTCGACCGCTATGGGGAGGAAG GCCTAAAGGGCAGTGGCCCCAGTGGCGGGAGCAGTGGTGGTGCTAACGGTACCTCTTTCAGCTACACATTCCATGGAGACCCTCACGCCATGTTTGCTGAGTTATTCG GTGGCTGTACAGTGAATGTCCCAACTCTGGACGGCAGGACCATACCTGTTGTATTCAAAGATGTCATCAGGCCTGGCATGCGGCGAAAAGTTCCTGGAGAAGGACTTCCTCTCCCCAAAATGCCCGAGAAACGTGGAGACCTTATTATTGAGTTTGAAGTGATCTTCCCCGAAAGGATTTCCCAGACGTCAAGAACCGTTCTTGAGCAGGTTCTTCCGATATAG
- the DNAJB1 gene encoding dnaJ homolog subfamily B member 1 isoform X1, giving the protein MGKDYYQTLGLARGASDEEIKRAYRRQALRYHPDKNKEPGAEEKFKEIAEAYDVLSDPRKREIFDRYGEEGLKGSGPSGGSSGGANGTSFSYTFHGDPHAMFAELFGGRNPFDTFFGQRNGEEGMDIDDPFSGFPMGMGGFTNMNFGRSRPAQEPTRRKQDPPVTHDLRVSLEEIYSGCTKKMKISHKRLNPDGKSIRNEDKILTIEVKRGWKEGTKITFPKEGDQTSNNIPADIVFVLKDKPHNIFKRDGSDVIYPARITLREALCGCTVNVPTLDGRTIPVVFKDVIRPGMRRKVPGEGLPLPKMPEKRGDLIIEFEVIFPERISQTSRTVLEQVLPI; this is encoded by the exons ATGGGCAAGGACTATTACCAGACGCTGGGCCTGGCCCGCGGTGCGTCGGATGAGGAGATCAAGAGGGCCTACCGTCGCCAGGCGCTGCGTTACCACCCGGACAAGAACAAGGAGCCCGGCGCCGAGGAGAAGTTCAAGGAGATCGCCGAGGCCTACGACGTGCTCAGCGACCCGCGCAAGCGCGAGATCTTCGACCGCTATGGGGAGGAAG GCCTAAAGGGCAGTGGCCCCAGTGGCGGGAGCAGTGGTGGTGCTAACGGTACCTCTTTCAGCTACACATTCCATGGAGACCCTCACGCCATGTTTGCTGAGTTATTCGGTGGCCGAAATCCCTTTGACACCTTTTTTGGGCAGCGCAACGGGGAGGAAGGCATGGACATCGATGACCCATTCTCAGGCTTCCCCATGGGCATGGGTGGCTTCACCAACATGAACTTCGGCCGCTCCCGCCCTGCCCAAGAGCCCACCCGAAGGAAGCAAGATCCCCCTGTCACCCATGACCTCAGGGTATCACTTGAAGAGATCTATAGCGGCTgtaccaagaaaatgaaaatctctcATAAGCGGCTGAACCCTGATGGAAAGAGCATTCGCAACGAAGACAAAATCTTGACCATTGAAGTGAAGCGGGGGTGGAAAGAAGGGACCAAAATCACCTTCCCCAAGGAAGGAGACCAGACCTCCAACAACATTCCAGCCGACATCGTCTTTGTTTTAAAGGACAAGCCACACAATATCTTTAAGAGAGATGGCTCTGATGTCATTTACCCAGCCAGGATCACCCTTCGGGAG GCTCTGTGTGGCTGTACAGTGAATGTCCCAACTCTGGACGGCAGGACCATACCTGTTGTATTCAAAGATGTCATCAGGCCTGGCATGCGGCGAAAAGTTCCTGGAGAAGGACTTCCTCTCCCCAAAATGCCCGAGAAACGTGGAGACCTTATTATTGAGTTTGAAGTGATCTTCCCCGAAAGGATTTCCCAGACGTCAAGAACCGTTCTTGAGCAGGTTCTTCCGATATAG